A genomic stretch from Chitinivibrionales bacterium includes:
- a CDS encoding T9SS type A sorting domain-containing protein codes for MNMINFYPINICLQASSHAMPIENNSIPLIVIEGDRPDIATFSSRSSGNNYFITTSLDGKARCNCYGRVFTGTENYVSYSLNNDPARYETLYYDNTIIITANPGVTAKKPPELTIEEEPVVSYDRSGSRLTIDLKDVSPNADIEIITVDGVSVLNIKKASKRLKLDTHPFLSGTYIVRITKENIGFENMFFIGE; via the coding sequence ATGAATATGATAAATTTTTACCCGATAAATATTTGCCTGCAAGCATCTTCCCACGCAATGCCGATAGAAAACAATTCAATACCGCTCATTGTTATAGAGGGCGATAGACCCGATATTGCCACCTTTTCATCACGTTCATCCGGCAATAACTATTTCATAACAACTTCGCTCGATGGAAAGGCGCGATGCAATTGCTATGGTCGGGTTTTTACCGGTACCGAAAATTATGTGAGTTACTCTTTGAATAATGATCCCGCGAGATATGAAACACTTTATTATGACAACACAATTATCATAACGGCCAATCCGGGAGTAACGGCCAAAAAACCTCCCGAATTGACAATTGAGGAAGAGCCGGTTGTTTCATACGACCGGTCCGGATCCCGGCTTACCATCGATCTTAAGGATGTGTCACCAAATGCAGATATTGAAATTATTACCGTTGACGGCGTAAGTGTACTGAATATCAAAAAAGCAAGCAAGCGCCTGAAACTGGACACCCACCCTTTCCTGTCGGGAACGTATATCGTCCGGATAACCAAAGAAAATATCGGTTTTGAAAATATGTTTTTTATCGGAGAGTGA
- the msrB gene encoding peptide-methionine (R)-S-oxide reductase MsrB, which translates to MERKIHKSKEDWRKQLTEKQFRITREKKTEPAFTGAYYHHNAPGIYKCVCCGASLFGSDTKYESGSGWPSFYAPLDEKGVDEKSDLSYGMIRTEIVCSRCGAHLGHVFNDGPQPTGRRYCINSAALHFEPKEKDEGVTKE; encoded by the coding sequence ATGGAGCGCAAAATACACAAAAGCAAAGAAGACTGGCGAAAACAGTTAACCGAAAAGCAGTTCCGGATAACGCGGGAAAAGAAAACCGAACCGGCTTTTACCGGAGCCTATTATCATCACAACGCCCCGGGCATTTATAAGTGCGTTTGCTGTGGCGCGTCTCTTTTCGGTTCCGATACAAAATACGAATCCGGTAGCGGCTGGCCGAGCTTTTATGCCCCTTTGGATGAAAAAGGGGTTGATGAAAAAAGCGATCTGAGCTACGGCATGATTCGTACCGAAATTGTCTGCTCCCGTTGCGGGGCCCATCTGGGCCATGTATTCAACGACGGCCCGCAACCGACGGGGCGGAGGTACTGTATCAATTCGGCCGCACTCCACTTTGAACCAAAAGAAAAGGACGAGGGGGTGACGAAGGAGTGA
- a CDS encoding pirin family protein produces MKIAGKCLCKFKTACWEDYMIAEMKIWRAIEMPEGDGAVVKRLFPTPAMSPIDPFILLDEFFVGPDAGFPDHTHRGFEAITYMLEGGFNHKDNLGNNSMATEGGAQRFTAGKGIVHSEMPGNFSVNHGFQLWVNLPKKSKQIAPSYQLVNAREIPVTHENGVSISTLAGDTGPIELHTPVHYRHIAMEKNAHYHLSIPESHRGFCYVYHNSAAFNGTGIDAEQAIMLFDRTIEITALDNVKLIAITGTPWNEPIKLNGPFVD; encoded by the coding sequence ATGAAAATTGCGGGTAAATGTTTATGCAAGTTTAAAACAGCCTGTTGGGAGGATTACATGATAGCGGAAATGAAAATATGGCGTGCCATTGAAATGCCTGAGGGTGATGGGGCGGTAGTCAAACGGCTCTTCCCTACCCCGGCAATGTCCCCGATCGATCCTTTTATCCTGCTGGATGAATTCTTTGTGGGGCCCGATGCGGGATTTCCCGATCACACTCACCGGGGTTTCGAAGCAATCACCTATATGCTCGAGGGTGGTTTTAATCACAAAGACAACCTGGGAAACAACAGTATGGCCACCGAGGGCGGCGCCCAGAGGTTCACCGCCGGTAAAGGTATCGTTCATTCGGAAATGCCGGGTAACTTCTCTGTAAACCATGGATTCCAGCTCTGGGTTAATCTCCCGAAAAAATCAAAACAGATCGCCCCCTCCTATCAACTGGTGAATGCCCGAGAAATCCCCGTTACTCATGAAAACGGCGTTTCGATTTCCACTCTGGCGGGTGATACCGGCCCCATTGAACTTCACACACCGGTACATTACAGGCATATCGCCATGGAGAAGAATGCTCATTATCATTTATCTATTCCGGAATCACACCGGGGGTTCTGTTACGTCTATCATAACAGCGCTGCATTCAATGGAACCGGAATCGATGCGGAGCAGGCGATCATGCTCTTCGACAGGACCATCGAGATCACCGCACTCGATAACGTAAAGCTGATCGCAATCACGGGAACACCCTGGAATGAACCAATTAAATTGAACGGCCCCTTTGTGGATTAG
- the glgP gene encoding glycogen/starch/alpha-glucan family phosphorylase, with amino-acid sequence MIPQNYDWKVKYKGNLKDDLKKSFFSNLTYNLGKDANVCSLHDQFLSLSYAVRERLFEQWILTQRYYHTINTKRIAYLSLEYLPGRFLESNTQNMEIFETTKQMLHDLGINFEQIINEEHDAGLGNGGLGRLASCFMDSMATLKLPAIGYGIRYQYGIFKQQIKNFRQHEVPEEWLQLINPWETERPEYRVRIKFYGKTDHVPKSSLREPAQWNDTADVIAIPYDIPVSGFQNNTVNTLRLWSAYSSNELDLQEFNKGDYIKACNEKIESESISKVLYPSENTLAGKELRLKQEYFFTSASLQDIIRRFRQDNGDDFSLFPEKVAIHLNETHPALAIPELMRLLVDEYHVEWGDAWNMITKVFAYTNHTLMPEALERWPVNMITEMLPRHMEIIYEINDEFLKNVIERYPDDTGRMRRMSIIDEGFERHIRMAHLAIVGSHSINGVAALHSQLMLQGIFKDFYEFWPDKFNNKTNGITPRRWIYKCNPLLTDLISYTIGSDWKNDFSQIKKIHEYADDPSYQEKWRNVKQKNKERLADVLYRWEGITLDPHMIFDVHIKRIHEYKRQLLNILHCIALYEGLRSGQIASIVPRTVIFAGKAAPGYYMAKLIVELINRVAYKINRDRRTRKYLQVHFISNYRVTLAEQIIPAAEISEQISMAGTEASGTGNMKFALNGALTIGTMDGANIEIREEVGKDNMFIFGLKADEVQMLKGRGYNPQLYYDTCEPLKQAFDLIDKGFFSPEDPHHFDPLCHSIIEGGDPFLVMADFESYMNCHKRMTETYLDKAQWDKISIINSANMGKFSSDRTIRQYAKEIWGVESIAVPEEEEGKDDAKTR; translated from the coding sequence ATGATCCCTCAGAATTATGATTGGAAAGTTAAATATAAGGGTAACCTCAAAGACGATCTCAAAAAAAGCTTTTTTAGCAATTTAACCTATAATCTTGGTAAAGACGCCAATGTTTGCTCGCTCCATGATCAGTTTCTCAGTTTATCCTATGCGGTCAGAGAGCGGTTGTTTGAACAATGGATTCTGACACAGCGGTATTATCACACGATAAATACAAAGCGAATCGCCTACCTTTCATTGGAATATCTTCCCGGACGCTTTTTAGAAAGTAATACTCAGAATATGGAAATATTCGAAACCACCAAACAGATGCTTCATGATCTGGGAATAAATTTCGAGCAGATTATCAATGAAGAACATGATGCCGGATTGGGAAATGGCGGTTTAGGACGGCTGGCGTCGTGCTTTATGGATTCGATGGCCACCCTTAAACTTCCAGCCATAGGCTACGGCATTCGCTATCAATACGGCATTTTCAAGCAACAGATTAAAAATTTTCGTCAGCATGAAGTTCCCGAGGAGTGGCTGCAGCTTATTAATCCCTGGGAAACCGAACGTCCCGAATACCGGGTTCGTATTAAATTCTACGGCAAAACCGATCATGTACCCAAGTCATCGCTGCGAGAACCGGCCCAATGGAACGATACTGCCGATGTAATTGCTATACCCTATGATATACCGGTTTCGGGCTTTCAAAACAATACTGTCAATACCCTGCGGCTCTGGTCTGCCTATTCGAGCAATGAACTCGATCTGCAGGAATTCAATAAAGGGGACTATATCAAAGCCTGCAACGAAAAAATTGAGAGTGAAAGTATTTCAAAAGTGCTTTATCCCAGCGAAAACACCCTTGCCGGCAAGGAACTTCGTCTGAAACAGGAGTACTTTTTCACTTCAGCATCCCTGCAGGACATTATCCGAAGATTCAGGCAGGATAATGGGGATGATTTTTCGCTGTTTCCCGAAAAAGTGGCAATCCATCTTAACGAAACCCATCCTGCCCTGGCAATACCCGAACTTATGCGCCTTCTGGTCGATGAGTATCATGTCGAGTGGGGCGATGCCTGGAATATGATCACAAAAGTATTCGCCTATACGAATCACACGCTTATGCCCGAAGCGCTCGAGCGGTGGCCAGTCAATATGATAACTGAAATGCTGCCGCGGCATATGGAAATAATCTATGAAATCAATGATGAATTTCTGAAGAACGTTATCGAACGATATCCCGACGATACCGGTCGGATGCGGAGGATGTCGATTATCGATGAAGGCTTTGAGCGTCATATCCGCATGGCCCATCTTGCCATTGTAGGAAGTCATTCGATAAACGGGGTGGCCGCGCTCCATTCGCAACTCATGCTGCAGGGTATATTCAAAGATTTCTATGAATTCTGGCCCGATAAATTCAACAATAAAACCAATGGTATCACTCCCCGCCGGTGGATTTATAAATGCAATCCCTTGCTTACCGATCTGATATCCTATACGATCGGAAGTGATTGGAAAAACGATTTCTCACAGATAAAAAAGATACATGAATACGCCGATGATCCTTCATACCAGGAAAAATGGCGGAATGTCAAACAGAAAAACAAGGAACGGTTGGCCGATGTTCTTTATCGGTGGGAGGGGATAACACTGGATCCCCATATGATTTTTGATGTCCATATCAAACGGATCCACGAGTATAAACGGCAGCTCCTCAATATTCTTCACTGCATCGCCCTGTACGAAGGGCTACGGAGCGGTCAGATTGCAAGTATCGTTCCAAGGACAGTCATTTTTGCCGGTAAAGCCGCTCCCGGATATTATATGGCAAAACTGATTGTCGAACTTATCAACAGAGTTGCCTATAAAATCAATCGGGACAGAAGAACCCGCAAATATCTCCAGGTGCATTTTATTTCCAATTACCGGGTTACACTCGCAGAGCAAATAATACCGGCGGCGGAAATTTCGGAACAGATCTCCATGGCCGGTACTGAAGCGTCCGGGACCGGCAACATGAAATTCGCTCTCAATGGTGCACTGACAATCGGTACCATGGATGGCGCCAATATTGAAATCCGTGAAGAAGTCGGAAAAGACAATATGTTCATATTCGGGTTAAAAGCCGATGAAGTGCAGATGCTTAAAGGCAGAGGATATAACCCGCAGCTCTATTATGATACCTGTGAGCCGCTGAAACAGGCTTTCGATTTGATCGATAAAGGTTTTTTCTCGCCCGAAGATCCTCATCATTTCGACCCGCTCTGCCACTCGATTATCGAAGGCGGTGATCCCTTTCTCGTCATGGCCGATTTCGAGTCATACATGAATTGCCATAAACGGATGACCGAGACCTATCTCGATAAAGCCCAATGGGATAAAATATCGATCATCAATTCGGCGAACATGGGAAAATTCTCCTCCGACAGAACAATTCGCCAATATGCGAAAGAGATCTGGGGAGTAGAGAGCATTGCTGTGCCTGAGGAAGAGGAAGGGAAGGACGACGCGAAGACACGGTGA
- the malQ gene encoding 4-alpha-glucanotransferase, whose product MQMKRGSGVLLHITSLPGPYGIGDLGPEAFRFVDTLADAHQRYWQILPVNPTNPATNNSPYFSSSALAGNPLLVSPDFLVRDGLITRSEADNVKMPESSDVDFEKIIPRKEALLDSAFKRFLKCDTNRVSFEKFCNEQQHWLDDFSAFKVIKTLQHEKEWSLWPPDLRDHTPEHVTTVEADHAIEFRKQKFYQYLFYRQWHELKSYCNKKGIKIFGDMPIYVAYDSADVWNNPHVFKLTRDKKLNAVSGVPPDYFSKTGQLWNTPVYNWEYLEKTGFAWWLKRLEHAFSLYDILRIDHFRGLVQYWEVSSGEKTAINGKWADVPSEKFFDTLVNRFPGVPIVAEDLGTITDDVKEIMRKYNFPGMKVLLFAFGEDDPDHPYLPENFSENCIVYTGTHDNSTVMGWLTDTSHKEEKKRFYRYLGKEPEGPEAVYEMIRLAMESVAGAAIIPMQDILCLDNSARMNTPAASDHSWTWRLTTPQADRSHLDRVAEMTEKYGRKGES is encoded by the coding sequence ATGCAAATGAAAAGAGGCAGTGGAGTTCTGCTCCATATAACATCGCTTCCCGGCCCCTACGGTATCGGAGATCTGGGGCCGGAAGCATTTCGTTTTGTGGACACACTCGCCGATGCACATCAGCGTTACTGGCAGATACTCCCTGTCAATCCCACAAACCCGGCCACCAATAATTCCCCCTATTTCAGTTCATCCGCACTGGCCGGTAACCCGCTTTTGGTGAGTCCCGATTTTCTTGTTCGTGACGGTCTCATTACCCGGAGCGAAGCCGACAATGTAAAAATGCCCGAATCGAGTGATGTTGATTTTGAAAAGATAATTCCCCGAAAAGAGGCATTGCTCGACAGTGCATTCAAGCGTTTTTTAAAATGCGATACAAACCGGGTCTCGTTCGAAAAGTTCTGCAACGAACAGCAGCATTGGCTCGATGATTTTTCGGCGTTCAAAGTTATCAAGACACTCCAGCATGAAAAGGAGTGGTCCCTCTGGCCGCCCGACCTTCGTGACCACACACCGGAGCATGTTACAACGGTTGAAGCAGATCATGCAATCGAATTCCGGAAACAGAAATTTTACCAGTATCTCTTTTACCGGCAATGGCACGAATTGAAATCCTACTGCAATAAAAAGGGAATAAAAATTTTCGGTGACATGCCGATTTATGTCGCCTATGACAGTGCCGATGTATGGAATAATCCCCACGTATTCAAACTGACCCGGGATAAAAAACTCAATGCAGTGTCGGGAGTGCCCCCGGATTATTTCAGCAAAACCGGTCAGTTGTGGAACACTCCTGTCTACAATTGGGAATATCTCGAAAAAACCGGATTTGCCTGGTGGCTCAAACGGCTGGAACATGCCTTTTCATTGTATGATATTCTTCGTATCGACCATTTCCGTGGCCTTGTACAGTACTGGGAAGTGTCGTCGGGAGAAAAAACGGCAATTAACGGCAAATGGGCCGATGTTCCGTCAGAAAAGTTTTTCGATACATTAGTTAACCGCTTTCCCGGGGTACCTATTGTTGCCGAAGACCTCGGAACCATTACCGATGACGTCAAAGAAATTATGCGGAAATACAACTTTCCGGGAATGAAAGTCCTCCTTTTTGCATTTGGCGAAGACGATCCGGATCATCCTTACTTACCGGAAAATTTTTCTGAAAACTGCATCGTCTATACCGGCACGCACGATAATTCGACTGTAATGGGATGGCTGACCGATACATCGCACAAGGAAGAAAAGAAACGGTTTTACCGCTACCTGGGTAAGGAGCCTGAAGGTCCTGAAGCGGTGTATGAAATGATCCGTTTGGCGATGGAATCGGTTGCCGGTGCAGCGATTATTCCCATGCAGGATATCCTCTGCCTCGATAATTCAGCCCGTATGAATACCCCCGCAGCATCCGACCACAGCTGGACTTGGCGTTTAACAACCCCTCAGGCCGACAGAAGCCATCTCGACCGCGTGGCCGAGATGACGGAGAAATATGGGAGAAAAGGCGAAAGTTAA
- a CDS encoding DUF2934 domain-containing protein, translating to MDEAAKRKIEERAYELFIGRGGTHGYAMKDWLKAEREVLGKQQTVVPEVKKKAKKTAKKKTKKAPAKKKTAKKKA from the coding sequence ATGGATGAAGCTGCAAAGAGAAAGATTGAGGAGCGTGCGTACGAGCTTTTTATTGGACGGGGAGGTACGCATGGGTATGCAATGAAAGACTGGTTGAAGGCCGAACGGGAAGTTTTGGGTAAACAACAGACTGTTGTTCCCGAAGTAAAAAAGAAGGCCAAGAAAACCGCCAAAAAGAAAACGAAAAAAGCCCCTGCCAAGAAAAAAACAGCAAAGAAAAAAGCCTGA
- the glgB gene encoding 1,4-alpha-glucan branching protein GlgB codes for MPTKKKKKKDEKQITKKQPKEDILFSDFDTHLFKEGNHFRLYEKLGAHITEKDGVKGTHFALWAPNAQQVSVIGDFNGWEPQKNPLYGRWDESGIWENFVPGVDQGSLYKFHVVSHHNNYRVDKGDPFAFYWEAPPKTASVVWDLAYQWNDSEWMDKRKNANNLESPMAIYEVHLGSWQRKVEEDNRFLTAKEIAVSLVNYVKECGFTHVEFLPIMEHPFSGSWGYQTTGYFAPTSRFGTPQDLMFLIDTFHQNGIGVILDWVPSHFPSDEHGLAYFDGTHLFEHADPRQGFHPDWQTYIFNFCRNEVREFLISSALFWLEKYHVDGLRVDAVASMLYLDYSRKDGEWVPNKFGGRENIEAIEFLHQLNETAYSHFPGIQMMAEESTAWPAVSRPVYAGGLGFGVKWNMGWMHDTLEYFAKDPIFRKYHHNDLTFSLLYVFTENFVLPISHDEVVHGKGSLLNKMPGDDWQKFANLRLLLGYMWMHPGKKLLFMGSEIGQRNEWNHDASIDWHLLNYPQHNGIKQWLTDCNTLYKSSPALYKYDFSPEGFEWVDCSDFEQSIIIFLRKEDNIRNHMLVACNFTPTPRHDYRIGVPTDGDWVEMLNSDAELYGGSGIGNMGKASSTPVPWHGQYNSISITLPPLSIVVFKPESGWGQNKI; via the coding sequence ATGCCTACAAAGAAGAAAAAGAAGAAAGATGAAAAGCAAATCACAAAAAAGCAACCAAAGGAAGACATTCTTTTTTCCGACTTTGACACCCATCTTTTCAAGGAAGGGAACCATTTCCGCCTGTACGAAAAGCTAGGCGCACACATAACCGAAAAGGATGGTGTAAAGGGTACCCACTTTGCCCTGTGGGCCCCCAACGCTCAGCAAGTATCGGTTATCGGAGATTTCAACGGATGGGAACCTCAGAAAAACCCTCTCTATGGACGGTGGGATGAGTCGGGTATATGGGAAAATTTTGTTCCCGGTGTCGATCAGGGTTCACTCTATAAATTTCATGTCGTCTCCCACCACAACAATTACCGGGTCGACAAAGGCGATCCCTTTGCTTTTTACTGGGAAGCCCCCCCGAAAACGGCGTCGGTAGTATGGGACCTTGCCTATCAATGGAACGATTCGGAATGGATGGATAAACGAAAAAATGCCAACAATCTCGAATCACCTATGGCTATCTACGAAGTTCACCTGGGCTCCTGGCAACGGAAAGTCGAGGAAGACAACCGGTTTCTTACGGCAAAGGAAATAGCCGTCAGTCTGGTAAACTATGTCAAGGAATGTGGTTTTACCCATGTGGAGTTTCTTCCGATTATGGAGCATCCCTTTTCCGGCTCCTGGGGATATCAGACAACAGGATATTTTGCACCGACCAGCCGTTTCGGGACCCCTCAGGACCTGATGTTTCTTATCGACACATTTCACCAGAATGGAATCGGTGTCATCCTGGACTGGGTTCCCTCCCATTTCCCTTCCGACGAACACGGCCTTGCCTATTTTGACGGCACTCATCTGTTCGAGCATGCCGATCCCCGGCAGGGATTTCATCCCGACTGGCAAACCTATATTTTTAATTTCTGCAGAAATGAAGTGCGTGAGTTTCTTATCAGCAGCGCTCTGTTCTGGCTCGAAAAGTATCATGTCGACGGTCTCCGGGTAGACGCCGTGGCTTCAATGCTCTACCTTGATTATTCACGCAAGGACGGCGAATGGGTGCCCAACAAATTTGGGGGAAGAGAGAATATCGAGGCAATCGAATTCCTTCACCAGCTCAACGAAACCGCCTACAGCCATTTCCCCGGAATCCAGATGATGGCCGAAGAGTCGACCGCTTGGCCGGCAGTCTCACGGCCGGTCTATGCGGGCGGACTCGGATTCGGAGTGAAATGGAACATGGGATGGATGCACGATACACTCGAATATTTCGCCAAAGATCCGATTTTCCGGAAATATCACCACAACGATCTTACGTTCAGTCTGCTCTATGTATTTACCGAAAACTTTGTCCTTCCAATCTCCCATGATGAAGTTGTCCACGGCAAAGGGTCATTGCTCAACAAAATGCCCGGTGATGACTGGCAGAAATTCGCCAATCTTCGTCTCCTTTTAGGATATATGTGGATGCATCCGGGTAAAAAGCTTCTTTTCATGGGCAGTGAAATCGGTCAGAGGAATGAATGGAACCACGACGCCAGTATCGACTGGCACCTTCTGAACTACCCACAGCATAATGGAATCAAACAGTGGTTGACCGATTGTAACACCTTGTATAAATCATCGCCGGCACTTTATAAATACGACTTTTCTCCCGAGGGATTCGAGTGGGTCGACTGCTCCGATTTCGAGCAAAGCATCATCATTTTCCTTCGCAAAGAAGACAATATCCGCAATCACATGCTGGTTGCCTGTAATTTCACTCCAACCCCCCGTCATGATTACCGTATTGGCGTGCCAACCGACGGTGACTGGGTTGAAATGCTTAACAGTGATGCCGAGCTTTACGGCGGGAGCGGAATAGGCAATATGGGAAAAGCTTCGAGTACTCCTGTTCCCTGGCATGGGCAGTATAATTCCATATCGATCACCTTGCCTCCCCTTTCTATCGTAGTATTCAAGCCTGAATCGGGGTGGGGCCAGAATAAGATATGA